The sequence AACATTTATACCACACTTCTCTTAGTTTTATTTATTTTTCCTCTTTTTTTGAGGTTTCAAAATCCTATTTTGTCTATTAACCACAATTTATACGAAAACAGCCTATAAAAAAGAGCTTCTAAGTTAGTTAATAAATCTAATCAAAAAAATGTTTTGTCCTTTCCAAACTTTTGATTGACGCGTTACGTTCATTTATTTTCCCATAAATTATGTAATAGTCTTAAAAAGAGTAATTCTTTTGATAGATTATAGGATTAGTAATTGAGAACTTAAGAAGAAGAAATGGACAGACGAAAGAGGGTTTAGCAGGGAAATGCTTATCTTGAGTGCTCAACGATTTATATTGAAAGGGATCAGGATATTTCAAACTTGTCGACCATATTGAACATTGCGCTTTGCTATTAGGATTTCGTGCCAGGCACCAGAAAGTATCGGAAGCAGATAAAAATATTCAAAAAATTGTTCAAAATTGCTGATAGATTATATTATGGAGAGAATATATATAGAAATTCCCAAAAATTCGGTTCCTAACTGAAGAGTTTGATTTTTTAGGATATACTTGATAGAACAAAAAAACTTGGTAATAAAGTTAAGTCGTTCATTTCTGAATCACAAAGTGTAAAGAAGTAATTGTAGCAATTCCAATTAAAACATAGAAAAATGGACGGGAATTTTTATGGGAATAATGCCTTACTGGAAATTAATAATACTAAATAAGAAAGGGTGGTATCGATGGTGATAGACACAGTTTTATTAATAAAATTAGGGATTGCAGCATTGCTTGGGTTGTTGTTAGGGATTGAACGGGAAGTTAAACATAAACCAGTCGGCATGAAGACATCTGTCGTTATCAGTGTTGCCGCCTGTTTATTAACGGTTGTATCGATTGAATCCAGTTACCGATATGCGGAAGAGTATATTCGGCCGATGGACCCGCTAAGACTTGCGGCTCAAATCGTGTCAGGAATCGGTTTCTTAGGGGCGGGGGTTATTCTTAGAAGGTCCAATGAAGTGATTTCAGGGCTTACAACGGCTGCCATTATTTGGGCTGCGGCAGGAATAGGGATTGCGGTTGGAGCTGGTTTTTACATAGAAGCTGTAGTAGGAGTAGTTTTAGTGCTTATTGCCGTCCAAGTAATCCCGTGGTTGATGGAGTGGATTCTTCCAAGGAAAATGCAACAACAACAAATTCGACTCAAAATTCGTTTACGCCATGATGCTGATTTAACAAAGTTATTAAAAGAATTAAAAGCACTTAAAGTTACAACGAAACATGTTCGTGTGAAAGATTCTGAGAACGAGTCGAAAAATATGGTTTTAGAAGCCATGATTGATAAAAGGCGATACATTACAGATGTCTATGAAGATGTTAAGAAAATTGACGGTGTTATATCGGCAGAGGTCGAAGGGAAATAAGAAGGCATGAATCCGCGCAGGTGGAAAATAATGCGGGTCGTACTAGGTACCAAAAAAGGCACAAAAACCCAAAGAACCCAATTCGATATTGGGTTCTTTGGGTTTTTGACATGTGAAACAGGAACTTCCGAGGTTATTCGGAACGTTTCCGGTCGTTACAGGACTTGGAGGGATTAACACCCTCTCTTTTTGTCGTCTTTACGATTGAGCTCCTCATAAAATGCTGCTTCCAGTTCACGATCCTGCTCTTTTAAAGTTTCATTCTCTTCATGAATATTCGCTTTTTCACGAAGTACGGTTTCCCGGACTGTTTCAGTGTCCTGAGTTTTTCGTTTGCCAATGACGACTTCTTCAGAGACAACTGGTTTTTTCGTTACTTCCACTCGCTCTTCTGTAATCGGAACACGAATCGTTTCACCATCTTTGAACGGACGGGCAGTTTTATCGAATACGTCGTCTTCTAGATGTATATTGTTGTTGTCCTCCACAGGTCGGCGTTCAACATATACTTCCTCACGCTCAACAGGAACTTCCAATACTTGGTTTTCTTCTACAACTTCTTTATCTACGCGCATTTCACCCGTCTTGACACGCTCTTTATTTACATTCAGACGCTCTTCATGAAGGCGTAATTTTTCTTCCTCTGTTAGATTGGTTCCTGTCAGATCAGTTGCTGTCAGATCTGTATTTAGGTCATTGTATTCTTGATCGACGTATAAAAGATAGCCGCCATTTTCTATTTCATTATAATATCTTTCAGATTCTACATCCGTAAACCCTATCATACGGAATTTTTCGCGTACAGGATCTTCACCTGTTAGGAATGATATAAACCGATCACTCCATGAGCGATTTGCCGACTGTACTTCCACATCTACACGACCACGCAGGATGGAAGGGGCTTCGTCATCCTTTGTAATGACATAAATATCATCTTGGGAGTAGCCTTTTAATGTTAACTCCTCAATTTTTGACAACAATTCTGCTTGATTTTGAAAAACACCAATAATCTTTTTACTCTCATTCATTATGGAAACCTCCTCTAGAATCTTGTTAAGATTTGCTATATCATGTATACCCGCAACTTTTGTTCTGAAACTTTCGTTGAAGATTGTAATATTTTTTTAATAAAAACCTTTACGATTTGGGAGGAGCATGATGAGTAGGGATAGTCTTACGAAATGATTTTGAACTTTTTATGGAAAAATCTAAAGAAAAAACTTCTTAGTTAATTAAATAAAGGGTTGTTCTCATCTTGGTAAAGATAATAGATTCCGTTTTTTCAATAGGAAGTAAAAAAGTGAAAAGTTTATATCATAGGCATACCCTTATCGTTTAAACTCTTTTTGAAAGAGATCAAAAACCTCTATTATATGAACAAATTATGAAAAATGAAAGTAATAATTAACTTTTTTTGGAAAAAATATTGTTATTCTAGAGAAGGTTTAGTAAAATTGTAATTAACTTGTAATAATTGTTGACTTTCTAATGGTGATAGGTTTGGTCTCAGTTTGGAGGAAGAAAATTCCTTATACAGCTGGTAAATTATTTCACAGAAATCTATCGATCGTTAGAAAAAGGATATTTTTTGTTTTTAGAGTTAATGGGATGTAGTTTGTCGCATGTTTTTTTTTGTTTTTTATTCTTTTATGGACGCTTAAGACATATAGTTAAATACCATGTCTTTTTAAGAAGAGAAGAAATAGGACTAGGTACAGTTATCGCTATTGATCTCTTCTGTTACTGCAACTTAGATTGCTGGTAATTTAATAAGAAAGAGGAGAATGAATGAGAACTCTAAGTGGTAGATTTGATATCGTTTCGAAAATGAACGATTTAATAGATAAAGCTGAATCTCTGGGATGTAAAGTAGTTTTAACACATGATAAGAGAATTTGTTTTACACCTGATCGAATAATTTATATCCCACCATTGGCGGATTTAGATACGATGTACGCATTAGCTCACGAAATGGGCCATTTGTTAGATTACTTAGACGGAACGCTTGATTATGATTCTTGGAAAACAAATAAACAATATAGAATCAACGCTGAAATGAAAGCTTGGATTAATGCTTATTCATTATTAAGTGAGGTAGATGCACCGTTTGAGAATTGGGAAAAGCATATTCAGGGTAAATTATCTACTTACTTTGAATACGAAGAGGTTTCATAAAAAAACAGTTATTATCAAAGAAGATTCAAGGATTTGAGTTGTAAGCTTATTAAAAGATTAATAACTGAACAAGGCCAACTTTAACTGCACCATAATTGTTAGACGCAAACTAACAATTATGGTGCAGTTTTTTTGTGAGTGACAAAGGGTTTGAGAAAATGTTCAGAGGGTATTGAATAATTAAATATTTTTAAAGGAGGTACCAAATCATGAGATTAGAGGTAAAATGCAATGTTGAGAATTGTAAGTATTGGGAAAAAGGTGACCAGTGCGTTGCTGATTCGATCTATGTGGTTGGTTTAAATGGTAGGGAAGAGGCTGCTAGTGTCGACGAAACGGCTTGCAAAACTTTTGAAGAGTGTTAATAGGCTTTCCAAAACGAGTGAAACTAGAGGGAAAAAGCTGTATACGAAATATTGAGCCTTAATAACTCATACACTTTCCCGTTACTAGAAAAAGGATTGAGTGCTCTATGAATCTTGGGTTCATGAGCCCTCAGTCCTTTTTTTGATCCTGCAATGATTTTTATACAGTTATCAAAGAGGTTTACAAATGCCAGAGCGGAATGATAAACAGCACTTCCAGGCACAAAAAACAAAAAGAACCCATTATTGGGTTCTTTTGCGTAAGGCATGTGAAACAAGAAAATTCGAGTCTTTTCGAGATTTTTCGGGTCGTCCCAGTGACCTTGTTTTAAGTAAAATAGTTTAAAAACCCGGTAATGATGATGGCGTTGAAGAAATCTGAGAAGGTCCCACCGATTGGAATAGCTATATAAGCAGCTGGAGAAGGACCGTATTTTCTTGTGATTGTCTGCATGTTTGCCATTGCATTAGACGTTGAACCCATTGCATAGCCAATGAAACCAACAGTCTGAACGGTTGCATCATAACTTTTACCCAATATATTGAATAAGATAAAATAACTAAATATAAACATAAATATCACTTGGGCAATGAGAATCACAATGATTGGAATCGCCAAATCGGCTAATACCCATAGTTCTAGTCCCATCATAGCCATGGCAAGGAATAAGGAAAGAGACACTTCACTAATCGTGTGTAATTCATAATCTGGATGCTGGTGGCCTGTTAGCTCAACAATATTTCGTATGACAGCCCCCATCACTAAGGCTCCCATATATCCAGGGAATGTAATCCCAGTAGACGCTAAAAGTTCAGATACGATGACG is a genomic window of Niallia sp. XMNu-256 containing:
- a CDS encoding YsnF/AvaK domain-containing protein — encoded protein: MNESKKIIGVFQNQAELLSKIEELTLKGYSQDDIYVITKDDEAPSILRGRVDVEVQSANRSWSDRFISFLTGEDPVREKFRMIGFTDVESERYYNEIENGGYLLYVDQEYNDLNTDLTATDLTGTNLTEEEKLRLHEERLNVNKERVKTGEMRVDKEVVEENQVLEVPVEREEVYVERRPVEDNNNIHLEDDVFDKTARPFKDGETIRVPITEERVEVTKKPVVSEEVVIGKRKTQDTETVRETVLREKANIHEENETLKEQDRELEAAFYEELNRKDDKKRGC
- a CDS encoding DUF1540 domain-containing protein, with protein sequence MRLEVKCNVENCKYWEKGDQCVADSIYVVGLNGREEAASVDETACKTFEEC
- a CDS encoding MgtC/SapB family protein; translation: MVIDTVLLIKLGIAALLGLLLGIEREVKHKPVGMKTSVVISVAACLLTVVSIESSYRYAEEYIRPMDPLRLAAQIVSGIGFLGAGVILRRSNEVISGLTTAAIIWAAAGIGIAVGAGFYIEAVVGVVLVLIAVQVIPWLMEWILPRKMQQQQIRLKIRLRHDADLTKLLKELKALKVTTKHVRVKDSENESKNMVLEAMIDKRRYITDVYEDVKKIDGVISAEVEGK